One segment of Natronosalvus halobius DNA contains the following:
- a CDS encoding type IV pilin, with protein MSTPRSVPDARSAPPAQPESGGERAVSPLVETILLVAITVLLAATVASTMGSLSVESGSSATAAIEFEVDADRNELVFVHAGGDALDVRDLTLEVTVDGEPLAHQPSVPFVGATGFRGSPSGPFNAASDPSWTVGERARIRLAATNSPALAEGDVVRVRLSDADGTVARVVAEVCR; from the coding sequence GTGTCCACGCCCCGATCCGTACCGGACGCTCGATCGGCTCCCCCGGCCCAGCCGGAAAGCGGCGGCGAGCGAGCCGTCAGCCCGCTCGTCGAAACGATCTTGCTCGTTGCGATCACGGTCCTGCTGGCGGCAACCGTCGCATCGACAATGGGGTCGCTCTCGGTCGAGTCGGGATCGAGCGCCACCGCAGCCATCGAGTTCGAGGTCGACGCCGACCGGAACGAACTCGTCTTCGTACACGCAGGCGGCGACGCGCTCGACGTCCGCGACCTGACGCTCGAGGTGACCGTCGACGGCGAACCGCTCGCTCACCAGCCATCGGTGCCGTTCGTCGGGGCGACGGGATTTCGCGGCTCTCCCTCGGGACCATTCAACGCCGCCAGCGATCCGTCCTGGACCGTCGGGGAGCGCGCGAGGATTCGCCTCGCCGCGACGAACTCGCCAGCGCTCGCCGAGGGGGACGTCGTGCGGGTTCGACTCAGCGATGCAGACGGGACGGTCGCGCGGGTCGTGGCCGAGGTCTGCCGATGA
- the minD gene encoding cell division ATPase MinD, with amino-acid sequence MSQETVYAIASGKGGVGKTTTTVNLGTALAQAGKRVAIVDVDLGMANLAGFVSLTPESTTLHDVLASDASIEDATYNLAENIVAIPSGTGLDDYAETSPKGLREVVETLRDQFEYVLLDVGAGVSHETVLPLGLADAVFLVSTPEPASVHDVKKTIELTERAGGSTAGLIVTRTRPAGDVSYEEIADRLDVALLGTIPDDPLVRESVYAGTPLVVHDPESPAAVAYCRLAADLAGIEPPSVPEDASDEDAKSDESTTPDPPSQPASSSSSSSSSSSRSSDKDAESSRAASHDDVSSAITEAESDSS; translated from the coding sequence ATGTCCCAGGAGACGGTATACGCCATCGCGAGTGGCAAAGGCGGTGTCGGGAAGACGACGACGACGGTGAATCTCGGGACGGCCCTCGCCCAGGCGGGCAAACGCGTCGCCATCGTCGACGTCGACCTCGGCATGGCGAACCTGGCCGGGTTCGTGAGCCTGACCCCCGAATCGACGACGCTCCACGACGTGCTGGCGTCCGACGCGTCGATCGAAGACGCTACGTACAACCTCGCCGAGAACATCGTCGCGATCCCGAGCGGGACGGGGCTCGACGACTACGCCGAAACGAGCCCAAAAGGTCTTCGCGAGGTCGTCGAGACGCTTCGCGACCAATTCGAGTACGTCCTGCTCGACGTCGGTGCCGGCGTAAGCCACGAGACCGTCCTCCCGCTCGGCCTCGCCGACGCTGTCTTTCTCGTCTCCACTCCGGAGCCGGCCTCGGTTCACGACGTCAAAAAGACCATCGAGTTGACCGAACGAGCGGGCGGCTCGACGGCCGGGCTGATCGTCACCCGGACGCGCCCGGCTGGCGACGTCTCCTACGAAGAGATCGCCGACCGACTCGACGTGGCGCTCCTCGGGACGATTCCGGACGATCCGCTCGTTCGCGAGAGCGTGTACGCGGGAACGCCCCTCGTCGTACACGACCCGGAGAGCCCGGCTGCGGTCGCTTATTGCCGGCTCGCCGCGGATCTCGCCGGCATCGAACCGCCCAGCGTCCCGGAGGACGCGTCGGACGAAGACGCCAAATCCGACGAATCGACGACGCCAGATCCGCCCTCACAGCCCGCCTCGTCCTCGTCGTCCTCGTCGTCCTCGTCGTCCAGGTCGTCGGACAAGGACGCCGAATCGAGCCGGGCAGCCTCCCACGACGACGTTTCGAGTGCGATCACCGAGGCGGAGTCGGATTCGAGCTAG
- a CDS encoding HPP family protein gives MDDRVGTTLHTGLLLAVTGALAWLSGLPLLFPSLGPSAFVLALFERSEATRPRRVVGGHLIGVVAGLLAYHVVAGDSAMTVAYEPGSLEALRLATSGVLATTATAGGMLATDTRHPPACATTLIVSLGLLSTVLEGAFIVLAVAVLVGVHRLLLAVTN, from the coding sequence ATGGACGACCGCGTGGGGACGACGCTTCACACCGGCCTGTTACTCGCCGTGACCGGCGCGCTCGCGTGGCTCTCCGGCCTCCCCCTCCTCTTTCCGAGCCTGGGCCCCTCGGCATTCGTCCTCGCGCTCTTCGAACGTAGCGAGGCAACCCGCCCGCGGCGCGTCGTCGGCGGCCACCTCATCGGCGTCGTCGCTGGACTGCTTGCCTACCACGTCGTTGCCGGCGACTCCGCCATGACCGTCGCCTACGAGCCTGGCTCGCTCGAGGCACTGCGCCTGGCGACCAGCGGCGTGCTCGCGACGACGGCCACCGCGGGCGGGATGCTCGCGACGGACACCCGCCACCCGCCTGCGTGCGCGACCACGCTGATCGTCTCACTGGGGCTGCTTTCGACGGTCCTGGAGGGGGCGTTTATCGTGCTCGCAGTAGCGGTGCTGGTCGGAGTCCATCGGCTACTGTTGGCGGTCACGAACTGA
- a CDS encoding bacterio-opsin activator domain-containing protein: MERGTGIDEPAPNTALLIGAPDWIEAVRATLEATVPKLEPVAVSTADSDEPLATWDGGTPMVVIVDAMTSSDDSRSFLERVRARWPSRPVVSVPVDGDERLASQHLAAGANGYVPFDDRESLLQEVLDTVLEDRDETGERRSASDARRRARQFDAVADVPVSGDHGDVLDVGPYLWVLEADGTIAETNPAVREGLETGPDPTGRSFVDRRYWALEAVSPLESGLEAARSGAYAEREVALSRPNAEKRTLPNDEERTLALSFHPIESGDQGVVVLGRDVTERVETIRELRRSEELHRVTLAHMTDTVLLTDEEGRFTYVCPNVHFIFGYTAAEIHELGTIDALLGDFYDEAALAERGVLTNVECTATDRDGDEHALLVNVREVSIQDGRRLFSCRDVTTRKQRERALTSLHETARALLYAESEAEIVQRVVDDVEAVLSLPSAAVYRFDTAANALEAAARAGIGDGDRLEAIPLGADDAVANAFVEEDTHVFEELDPSDSPVDGLRSGVIVPLADHGVFLAGTADPVTLDDVTIEVADLLAATAEAALDRVERDSRLRARDRELKRQNQRLSALDRINEIIREIGRDLVRADTRDDIEDAVCGRLTDADRFAFAWIGSLDPRTDEVTPRAWAGDGQGYLDALETLAADSTESEPTSRTLETRSPTVVENVASDLRAGEWRSPALTRGFQSVASVPLAYDEFSYGALTVYADRPDAFDETAREVLRELGETIASAIGSVERTHALLGGRVAELTYEVDVENTGTAIDRLARILECRLDLEGGIQRLESGVLTFVTVTGCSPEAVVDRASSLTGVQDAHVVSASASASADGGLVRLTLSELALATRLAEHGGVVRRLTADPDGTTLSVDVPSPVETASIDDLVRSTYPEASLATRRERTGPPTTGDRLESAVLESLTDRQLEVVRTAYHAGFFATPRAQTGSAVADSLGISSTAFSNHVRAVERTLFSILFEDSYATRVQ, from the coding sequence ATGGAACGCGGTACCGGCATCGACGAACCCGCACCGAACACGGCGTTGCTGATCGGCGCCCCGGACTGGATCGAGGCGGTGCGCGCGACCCTCGAGGCGACGGTCCCGAAACTCGAGCCTGTGGCGGTTTCGACGGCCGATTCGGACGAGCCGCTCGCGACCTGGGATGGCGGCACGCCGATGGTCGTCATCGTCGACGCGATGACGTCGTCGGATGACAGCCGGTCGTTCCTCGAGCGCGTGCGAGCGCGCTGGCCGTCCCGTCCGGTGGTGAGCGTTCCGGTCGACGGCGATGAACGCCTCGCCAGCCAGCATCTCGCGGCGGGCGCGAACGGCTACGTGCCGTTCGACGACCGGGAGTCGCTCCTCCAGGAGGTGCTCGACACGGTCCTCGAGGACCGAGACGAAACCGGGGAGCGACGGTCAGCGTCCGACGCTCGTCGGCGGGCCCGCCAGTTCGACGCTGTCGCCGATGTCCCGGTGAGCGGCGACCACGGTGACGTGCTGGACGTCGGACCGTACCTCTGGGTGCTCGAGGCCGACGGCACTATTGCCGAGACCAACCCGGCCGTCCGCGAGGGCCTCGAGACGGGCCCCGATCCGACCGGCCGATCGTTCGTTGATCGCCGCTACTGGGCGCTCGAGGCGGTCAGCCCGCTCGAGTCGGGGCTCGAGGCCGCCCGGTCGGGCGCGTACGCGGAGCGAGAGGTGGCGCTCTCGCGTCCGAACGCTGAGAAACGAACGCTTCCGAACGACGAGGAACGAACGCTCGCGCTCTCGTTTCACCCTATCGAGTCGGGCGACCAGGGGGTGGTGGTCCTCGGTCGCGACGTCACCGAACGCGTCGAAACGATTCGCGAACTCCGACGCTCGGAGGAACTCCACCGGGTGACGCTCGCGCACATGACCGACACGGTGTTGCTCACCGACGAGGAGGGGCGCTTCACCTACGTCTGCCCGAACGTCCACTTCATCTTCGGCTACACCGCCGCGGAAATCCACGAACTGGGAACCATCGACGCCCTGCTGGGAGACTTCTACGACGAAGCGGCGCTCGCCGAACGAGGCGTCCTCACGAACGTCGAGTGCACGGCGACCGACCGGGACGGCGACGAGCACGCGCTGCTCGTGAACGTCCGCGAGGTCTCGATCCAGGACGGTCGTCGGCTGTTTAGCTGTCGCGACGTGACCACGCGCAAGCAGCGCGAACGCGCGCTCACGTCGCTCCACGAGACGGCTCGCGCTCTCCTGTACGCCGAGTCGGAGGCCGAAATCGTCCAGCGCGTCGTCGACGACGTCGAGGCGGTCCTCTCGCTCCCGTCGGCGGCGGTCTATCGCTTCGACACGGCGGCGAACGCGCTCGAAGCGGCAGCCCGTGCCGGTATCGGCGACGGCGACCGACTCGAGGCGATCCCGCTGGGGGCAGACGACGCGGTTGCGAACGCGTTCGTCGAGGAGGACACGCACGTCTTCGAGGAGCTCGACCCGTCCGATTCGCCCGTCGACGGGCTTCGAAGCGGCGTCATCGTCCCGCTCGCCGACCACGGCGTCTTCCTGGCCGGGACCGCCGATCCCGTTACGCTCGACGACGTCACGATCGAGGTCGCGGACCTGCTGGCGGCGACCGCCGAGGCCGCCCTCGACCGGGTCGAACGGGACTCGCGGCTCAGGGCACGAGATCGGGAACTCAAACGGCAGAACCAGCGCCTGAGCGCGCTCGATCGCATCAACGAAATTATCCGCGAGATCGGGCGGGACCTGGTTCGAGCGGATACCCGCGACGACATCGAGGACGCCGTCTGCGGTCGCCTCACCGACGCCGACCGATTCGCGTTCGCCTGGATCGGGTCGCTCGACCCGCGAACCGACGAGGTCACACCTCGCGCCTGGGCCGGCGACGGCCAGGGCTACCTCGACGCACTCGAGACGCTCGCGGCCGATTCGACGGAGTCGGAGCCAACCTCGCGCACGCTCGAGACCCGGTCGCCGACGGTCGTCGAGAACGTCGCGAGCGATCTGCGGGCTGGCGAGTGGCGTTCGCCGGCGTTGACCCGCGGGTTTCAATCCGTCGCCAGCGTCCCCCTCGCGTACGACGAGTTCAGCTACGGAGCGCTGACGGTCTACGCCGACAGACCCGACGCCTTCGACGAGACCGCGCGGGAAGTGCTCCGGGAACTCGGTGAGACCATCGCCTCGGCGATCGGGTCGGTCGAACGAACCCACGCCTTGCTGGGCGGCCGCGTGGCCGAACTCACCTACGAGGTCGACGTCGAGAACACGGGGACGGCGATCGATCGCCTCGCCCGAATCCTCGAGTGCCGGCTCGACCTCGAGGGCGGCATCCAGCGCCTGGAATCGGGCGTGTTGACGTTCGTCACCGTCACCGGCTGCTCGCCCGAGGCGGTCGTCGACCGGGCCTCGTCCCTGACCGGCGTCCAGGACGCACACGTCGTCAGCGCGAGTGCGAGTGCAAGCGCGGACGGAGGCCTCGTTCGGCTCACGCTCTCCGAACTGGCGCTCGCGACCCGCCTGGCCGAACACGGTGGCGTCGTCCGTCGGCTCACCGCCGACCCCGACGGAACGACGCTCTCGGTGGACGTGCCAAGCCCGGTCGAAACCGCGTCGATCGACGACCTTGTCCGGTCGACCTATCCCGAGGCCTCGCTCGCGACGCGCCGAGAACGTACCGGGCCCCCGACGACCGGCGACCGCCTCGAATCCGCGGTCCTGGAGTCGCTCACTGACCGCCAGCTCGAGGTGGTTCGGACGGCCTATCACGCCGGATTCTTCGCAACGCCGCGAGCCCAGACCGGTTCGGCCGTCGCCGACTCGCTGGGCATCTCTTCGACGGCCTTCTCGAACCACGTCAGGGCGGTCGAGCGAACGCTCTTTTCGATCCTGTTCGAAGACTCGTACGCGACGAGGGTTCAATAG
- a CDS encoding DUF7118 family protein, with product MPDTAHDPTTDDGSDPGADADAAMERLERASERLEDAKTAIDEAGGRETVETGADAYRSAASLLDRYVDLATGTGRETFKHYINLEGEYSTLVEDLPADLPHREAFEASFEAVDKRRLHESDFESAEAALEPAERFVDLLQEEAAAEEELTLARKAATDQVDALQDELSNLQRLRSLADADLEAPVDRLRDPIEAYNESVREAFESFLYERSARAVFDLLERSQLRPFVDFESPPPELREYVEDNDAGTYSIPELLEYAEYSRSKLDHYVDDPDELKRRIATRKTFLERIDATPLTLSWPPADATTLRYAIRDRRPLVERVGGQELVETLLAVRERTFDDDYERLQTAASALDQLSAAERERLQRRDIDAELQGIRDAREELEAALADG from the coding sequence ATGCCAGATACCGCTCACGATCCGACGACGGACGACGGATCGGACCCAGGAGCCGACGCCGACGCGGCGATGGAGCGCCTCGAACGCGCCAGCGAGCGCCTCGAGGACGCGAAGACGGCGATCGACGAGGCCGGCGGCCGTGAGACCGTCGAGACGGGAGCCGACGCCTACCGATCCGCCGCGAGCCTCCTCGACCGGTACGTCGACCTGGCGACCGGCACGGGACGGGAGACGTTCAAACACTACATCAACCTCGAGGGCGAGTACTCGACGCTCGTCGAGGACTTACCCGCAGACCTCCCCCACCGCGAGGCGTTCGAGGCGTCGTTCGAAGCCGTCGACAAGCGTCGACTGCACGAGTCGGACTTCGAGAGTGCGGAAGCGGCGCTCGAACCGGCCGAACGCTTCGTCGACCTCCTCCAGGAGGAGGCGGCCGCCGAGGAGGAACTGACGCTCGCGCGAAAGGCGGCGACCGACCAGGTCGACGCGCTCCAGGACGAACTCTCGAATCTGCAGCGACTGCGCTCGCTCGCCGACGCCGACCTCGAGGCGCCGGTGGACCGTCTTCGAGACCCCATCGAAGCCTACAACGAGTCGGTTCGGGAGGCCTTCGAGTCGTTCCTGTACGAGCGGTCTGCGCGGGCGGTGTTCGACCTGCTCGAGCGGAGCCAGCTCCGGCCGTTCGTCGACTTCGAGTCGCCGCCGCCGGAGCTGCGCGAGTACGTCGAGGACAACGACGCGGGCACCTACTCGATTCCGGAACTCCTCGAGTACGCCGAGTACTCCCGGTCGAAACTGGATCACTACGTCGACGACCCCGACGAACTCAAGCGACGGATCGCCACCCGGAAGACGTTCCTGGAGCGAATCGACGCGACGCCGCTGACGCTGTCGTGGCCGCCCGCGGACGCGACGACCCTGCGGTACGCGATTCGCGATCGACGGCCGCTGGTCGAACGTGTCGGCGGGCAGGAACTCGTCGAAACCCTGCTTGCGGTTCGAGAGCGGACGTTCGACGACGACTACGAGCGACTGCAGACCGCCGCGAGTGCGCTCGACCAGCTCTCGGCGGCCGAACGCGAGCGCCTCCAGCGTCGGGACATCGACGCGGAACTCCAGGGGATTCGAGACGCGCGCGAGGAACTCGAGGCTGCGCTCGCGGACGGGTAG
- a CDS encoding helix-turn-helix transcriptional regulator, which translates to MRFPRASVVALTVLLVAAVSVGVVAATAPSPSDHSAPEQPTLEQSPLVLQDDDSDGDGDGGQLQPADPKQVIQINVTDSGDARWTIESRFLLEDAEDEEAFQSYAASVANGERDAGYDVSTYEQYVDAASEATGREMALVDAGYDEPRIEEVNRTGPMGEQSTDRVGVVAYSFTWESFATTEESEVHVGDAFETPDGDGSWFPALNADQQLVVEIPSNYGFHSFPDDFSRRDDGALVWDGPVEFVEDGDDKREFVLLRGESSGGSSDGPGGTGGETPPPEDPESWASTSVLLGGAALALLTVAVVGGYLVTQRSSSGSGSGSGSGSGATLAWLPAPVRDRFEDDEPDVRDSNAPPVTVPPDDPVEEPDDGGGIDPDLLSDEERVLRLLRGNGGRMKQASIVKETGWSNAKVSQLLSKMDDDDEIEKLRIGRENLITLPEIDPTELD; encoded by the coding sequence ATGCGGTTTCCCCGCGCGAGTGTCGTTGCCCTCACGGTCCTCCTCGTAGCCGCCGTCAGTGTCGGCGTCGTGGCCGCGACCGCGCCCTCCCCCTCCGACCACTCGGCTCCCGAGCAACCGACGCTCGAGCAGTCGCCACTCGTCCTCCAGGACGACGACAGCGACGGCGACGGCGATGGCGGTCAGCTCCAGCCAGCGGACCCGAAACAGGTAATTCAGATCAACGTCACGGACAGCGGCGACGCCCGGTGGACGATCGAGAGTCGATTCCTCCTCGAGGACGCCGAGGACGAGGAGGCGTTCCAGTCGTACGCAGCCTCGGTCGCCAACGGCGAGCGCGACGCCGGCTACGACGTATCGACGTACGAGCAGTACGTGGACGCGGCCTCGGAGGCGACCGGCCGCGAGATGGCACTCGTGGATGCCGGGTACGACGAGCCGCGAATCGAGGAGGTGAACCGAACCGGTCCGATGGGAGAGCAGTCGACCGATCGCGTCGGGGTCGTCGCCTACTCGTTCACGTGGGAGTCGTTCGCGACGACCGAGGAGAGTGAGGTCCACGTCGGTGACGCGTTCGAGACGCCGGACGGGGACGGCTCCTGGTTCCCGGCGCTGAACGCCGACCAGCAACTCGTCGTGGAGATCCCGTCTAACTACGGGTTCCATTCGTTTCCCGATGATTTCTCGAGACGGGACGATGGCGCACTCGTCTGGGACGGTCCGGTCGAGTTCGTCGAGGACGGCGACGACAAACGTGAATTCGTGTTGTTGCGAGGAGAATCATCTGGTGGCAGCAGCGACGGGCCCGGCGGGACCGGCGGCGAGACGCCGCCACCCGAGGACCCGGAATCGTGGGCCTCGACGAGCGTCCTCCTCGGCGGTGCTGCTCTCGCGTTGCTCACTGTCGCTGTCGTCGGGGGTTACCTCGTGACTCAGCGCTCGAGTTCGGGTTCGGGTTCGGGTTCGGGTTCGGGTTCGGGTGCGACTCTCGCCTGGCTCCCGGCCCCCGTTCGCGACCGGTTCGAGGACGACGAACCGGACGTGCGAGACTCGAATGCCCCGCCCGTCACTGTCCCACCGGACGACCCCGTCGAGGAACCCGACGACGGGGGCGGGATCGATCCCGACCTGCTCAGCGACGAAGAGCGGGTGCTCCGACTCCTGCGGGGCAACGGCGGTCGGATGAAACAGGCGTCGATCGTCAAGGAAACCGGCTGGTCGAACGCCAAGGTCTCTCAGTTGCTCTCGAAGATGGACGACGACGACGAGATCGAGAAACTCCGCATCGGTCGAGAGAACCTCATTACGCTACCCGAAATCGATCCGACCGAACTCGATTGA
- a CDS encoding rubrerythrin-like domain-containing protein → MKDAPYDPAAESTYECLECGDTVTATTNPGTCPTCGVAYRNTAMPIE, encoded by the coding sequence ATGAAGGACGCTCCATACGACCCAGCGGCCGAATCGACCTACGAGTGCCTCGAGTGCGGGGACACGGTCACCGCGACCACGAACCCCGGAACCTGCCCCACGTGTGGGGTCGCCTATCGAAACACGGCGATGCCGATCGAATAA
- a CDS encoding MBL fold metallo-hydrolase gives MDTDIGAVREVDAGDCADLYFVDTGMYDTSEYGAAYILDAERPAVVETGIGTKHERILEALDTIGIDRSDLEAVVVTHIHLDHAGGAGFLAEACPNADVYAHHVGAPHLIDPERLVAGTKAAVGDQWEFYVDPEPVPEEQVVEFEDGDVIDLGNYSLIAHDAPGHAPHQAIFEVPEMDAVFTGDAAGIWVPSLETIRETSPPAQFDLEGCLDDLETIREIDPSVLLYTHFGPREVDNLGAALETYGDVLESWVGRVERTRAELEDDEAVVDALATEADERFVDVWGERKTHAETAMNARGVLGYLDWTDT, from the coding sequence ATGGACACCGACATCGGAGCCGTCCGCGAGGTCGACGCCGGCGACTGCGCCGACCTCTACTTCGTCGATACCGGTATGTACGACACGAGCGAGTACGGCGCGGCGTACATCCTCGACGCCGAACGTCCCGCCGTCGTCGAGACGGGCATCGGGACCAAACACGAACGCATCCTGGAGGCACTCGACACCATCGGAATCGATCGATCGGACCTCGAAGCCGTCGTCGTCACCCACATCCACTTGGACCACGCCGGCGGCGCCGGCTTCCTCGCCGAGGCCTGCCCGAACGCCGACGTCTACGCCCACCACGTCGGCGCCCCCCACCTGATCGATCCCGAGCGCCTCGTCGCCGGGACGAAAGCTGCCGTCGGCGACCAGTGGGAGTTCTACGTCGACCCCGAGCCCGTCCCCGAAGAACAGGTGGTTGAATTCGAAGACGGCGACGTCATCGACCTCGGGAACTACTCGCTGATCGCCCACGACGCGCCAGGCCACGCGCCCCATCAGGCCATCTTCGAGGTCCCCGAGATGGACGCCGTCTTCACCGGCGACGCCGCCGGCATCTGGGTCCCCTCGCTCGAGACGATCCGCGAGACATCCCCGCCCGCACAGTTCGATCTCGAGGGCTGCCTGGACGACCTCGAGACGATCCGCGAGATCGATCCGTCGGTCCTCCTCTACACCCACTTCGGCCCGCGCGAGGTCGACAACCTGGGGGCCGCCCTGGAAACGTACGGCGACGTCCTGGAGTCGTGGGTCGGTCGTGTGGAACGAACGCGAGCGGAACTCGAAGACGACGAGGCCGTGGTCGACGCACTCGCTACGGAGGCCGACGAGCGATTCGTCGACGTCTGGGGCGAGCGAAAGACGCATGCCGAGACCGCGATGAACGCCCGGGGCGTGCTGGGCTATCTCGACTGGACGGACACGTGA
- a CDS encoding DUF7096 domain-containing protein — MTKASPALLALLLVCALPAVTLVAAAPGSSTGAEPQSTVLTTPHDSTGPFLELENTANRLTVPEESKRTYTSPTRDFGTAVASADDEVRADADHFAFEQAFDETTDSNERADLIDASRDRMETRVQALEERERQAVQAYANGTITEQEFTQMVLRNYNEANELERQYRDLYEYVDRVPGYRRSRINPTAGAIATHQSQARAVIAAASTADRSPMVTVETSAEGYRLSLVSGGQFYQEVTRLDLRDRNGESQFGSFSEAESHAAERYPWALDNANSYQFSATASPHLYLTEISHPHGELYSYIDGATEAVTREHQSLVVSRLPIEHQNTWERDTVAITLNRTPGDGPAEVRVTDLETGEPVEAIIRLDGVAVGETGDDGHLWLATPAGDYEIEVETADETVTIAPST, encoded by the coding sequence ATGACCAAGGCGTCCCCCGCCCTCCTGGCGTTGTTACTGGTCTGTGCGCTTCCGGCGGTGACGCTGGTCGCTGCCGCCCCCGGGTCGTCGACCGGAGCCGAGCCGCAATCGACGGTCCTGACGACGCCGCACGACTCGACCGGCCCCTTCCTCGAACTCGAGAACACGGCGAATCGACTCACCGTGCCCGAGGAGAGTAAGCGCACGTATACCTCGCCAACGCGCGATTTCGGAACGGCTGTCGCGTCGGCCGACGACGAGGTTCGCGCCGACGCCGACCACTTCGCGTTCGAGCAAGCGTTCGATGAGACGACCGATTCGAACGAACGCGCCGACCTGATCGACGCCTCGCGCGACAGGATGGAAACGCGCGTGCAGGCCCTCGAGGAACGCGAACGACAGGCCGTCCAGGCGTACGCGAACGGCACCATCACCGAACAGGAGTTCACGCAAATGGTGTTGCGCAACTACAACGAGGCGAACGAACTGGAACGGCAGTACCGCGACCTCTACGAGTACGTCGACCGGGTTCCTGGATACAGACGCAGTCGAATCAACCCTACGGCGGGAGCCATCGCAACCCACCAGAGCCAGGCGCGCGCCGTAATCGCCGCCGCCTCGACGGCGGACCGATCGCCGATGGTGACCGTCGAGACGAGCGCCGAAGGGTATCGGCTCTCGCTGGTTTCGGGAGGCCAGTTTTACCAGGAGGTGACCCGACTCGATCTTCGTGACCGAAACGGCGAGTCCCAGTTCGGCTCGTTCTCCGAGGCAGAGAGCCATGCGGCCGAACGCTACCCGTGGGCGCTGGACAACGCGAACTCCTACCAGTTCTCCGCGACGGCCAGCCCTCACCTCTACCTGACCGAAATCTCCCACCCCCACGGCGAACTGTACAGCTACATCGACGGGGCGACCGAAGCCGTCACCCGCGAGCACCAGTCGCTCGTCGTCTCTCGACTCCCGATCGAACACCAGAACACCTGGGAACGAGACACCGTCGCGATCACCCTGAACCGAACCCCCGGAGACGGTCCCGCGGAGGTCCGCGTGACCGACCTCGAGACCGGCGAACCGGTCGAAGCGATCATCCGCCTCGACGGCGTCGCCGTCGGGGAAACGGGCGACGACGGACACCTCTGGCTCGCGACGCCAGCGGGCGACTACGAGATCGAAGTGGAGACGGCAGACGAGACGGTGACGATTGCGCCGTCCACCTGA
- a CDS encoding universal stress protein, with amino-acid sequence MSRHLLVAMDDSEPARTALEYALSTFPESKVTVVHVVDDLEAGYGGGPTAEAARDQDEPAFFADVRRLAEGHAGDIALEVLEGTPVDAILEYVRSSDVDGVVVGSEGRSGVSRMLLGSVAEGVARRVEVPVTII; translated from the coding sequence GTGAGTCGACACCTCCTCGTCGCCATGGACGACTCCGAGCCGGCCAGAACGGCCCTCGAGTACGCGCTCTCGACGTTTCCCGAGTCGAAAGTCACGGTGGTCCACGTCGTCGACGACCTGGAGGCGGGCTACGGCGGCGGGCCGACCGCCGAGGCGGCCCGCGACCAGGACGAACCCGCGTTCTTCGCTGACGTCCGCCGGCTCGCCGAGGGCCACGCGGGCGACATCGCGCTCGAGGTGCTCGAGGGGACCCCCGTCGACGCCATTCTCGAGTACGTGCGTTCGAGCGACGTCGACGGCGTCGTCGTCGGAAGTGAAGGCCGTTCCGGCGTCTCACGGATGCTGCTGGGGAGCGTCGCCGAGGGGGTCGCCCGGCGTGTCGAGGTTCCGGTGACGATCATCTGA
- the hisI gene encoding phosphoribosyl-AMP cyclohydrolase gives MTEPTPAGGRSDGIDGTDGADGTDGADGTGLEERIDVDFGDDGLVPAVAQDADSGAVLMLAYVSPAALEATLETGTAHYYSRSREELWEKGATSGHTQSVEAVRVDCDADALLYLVDQTGGACHTGHRSCFYRTIEGEHVGERVFEPDAVYDSEDGNENVTEDGNGDDSEDD, from the coding sequence ATGACTGAACCGACTCCGGCCGGAGGCAGGAGTGACGGGATCGACGGGACCGACGGGGCCGACGGGACCGACGGAGCCGACGGGACCGGCCTCGAGGAGCGGATCGACGTGGACTTCGGCGACGATGGCCTCGTGCCCGCCGTCGCCCAGGACGCCGACTCCGGGGCGGTGCTAATGCTCGCGTACGTCTCGCCTGCGGCGCTCGAGGCGACCCTCGAAACGGGCACGGCTCACTACTACTCGCGGAGCCGCGAGGAGCTGTGGGAGAAAGGGGCGACGAGCGGCCACACCCAGTCCGTCGAGGCGGTGCGCGTCGACTGCGACGCCGACGCCCTGCTGTACCTCGTCGACCAGACCGGTGGTGCCTGTCACACCGGCCACCGGTCGTGTTTTTACCGGACAATCGAAGGCGAGCACGTCGGCGAGCGGGTGTTCGAGCCGGATGCGGTCTACGACAGCGAGGACGGCAACGAGAACGTCACCGAAGACGGCAACGGGGACGACAGCGAGGACGACTGA